A stretch of Cyanobacterium sp. HL-69 DNA encodes these proteins:
- a CDS encoding monovalent cation:H+ antiporter, CPA1 family, which translates to MFKSLIIAETITEFDIESLPVQNADITGLVDALIILLLIATVVALVSRKLKIPYVVGLVLAGLIVTQGTLPDFVSLNPDVILNLFLPILIFEAAINTDISRLKSTIKPIAVLAVPGVLIAATITAIFYQIAMGLPWITVAAMAVILTITDTVSVIVAFRTVSVPSRLATIVEGESLFNDGVALVLLNIIAGIHLQGSFSFADGITQVLIAFLGGGLLGWGLGYLCVGLFQQLDDALSGILLTVAVSLVTFQIGQLLEVSSAIAVVIAGLVIGNSGFKKISATTKVTLLNFWEYAGFGVNTFIFLLVGIVIEPRTLISTLPLAILAIIGYQMGRVLSIYPLLSLLKRLDRPIPLKWQHVLILGNVKGSLSMALAISLPFTLPERTQVIAIVFSTVLISLVGQGLSLPWLVNKLELSKPSPLKKTIENLQLTLIASKAAQKELNNLLESGSLSRSLYEEIFASYQAKIAQGERELRDIYNQRGKSITEDKYINSLKRRLYLAEQGAITDALRKGILEENSAQVYLATINEQLLSLKDEN; encoded by the coding sequence ATGTTCAAATCCCTTATAATTGCCGAAACTATTACCGAATTTGACATTGAATCCTTACCCGTTCAGAATGCCGACATCACAGGATTAGTAGATGCCCTGATTATCTTACTGCTCATTGCCACTGTTGTTGCCTTAGTGAGCAGAAAATTAAAAATCCCCTATGTGGTAGGATTAGTTTTAGCTGGTTTAATCGTCACTCAGGGGACATTACCTGACTTTGTTAGTCTAAATCCTGACGTTATTCTCAATCTATTTTTACCCATTCTCATTTTTGAGGCCGCCATCAATACTGATATTAGTCGTCTCAAAAGCACTATCAAACCCATTGCCGTCTTGGCGGTGCCGGGGGTGTTAATTGCTGCTACCATCACCGCTATTTTTTATCAAATAGCCATGGGTTTACCTTGGATTACGGTAGCCGCCATGGCGGTTATTCTTACCATTACCGATACTGTGTCGGTAATTGTCGCTTTCCGCACGGTGTCAGTGCCTTCTCGACTGGCTACCATCGTAGAGGGAGAAAGTTTGTTTAATGATGGGGTTGCCCTTGTATTACTAAATATTATCGCTGGAATACATTTACAGGGTTCTTTTTCTTTTGCAGATGGTATTACTCAAGTTTTAATTGCCTTCCTCGGTGGGGGTTTATTGGGTTGGGGTTTGGGTTATTTATGTGTGGGTTTATTTCAACAGTTGGATGATGCCCTTAGTGGTATATTATTGACGGTAGCAGTTTCTTTAGTTACTTTTCAAATTGGTCAACTGTTAGAGGTATCAAGTGCGATCGCAGTGGTGATTGCAGGATTGGTTATCGGCAATTCAGGATTCAAGAAAATATCGGCCACCACCAAAGTAACTCTGCTCAACTTTTGGGAATATGCTGGATTTGGGGTAAATACTTTTATTTTCCTTTTGGTGGGTATTGTAATCGAACCCCGAACCCTCATCTCTACCTTACCCCTAGCCATTTTGGCTATCATCGGTTATCAAATGGGCAGGGTATTATCTATCTATCCTCTCCTATCTTTATTAAAAAGATTAGATCGTCCTATTCCCCTAAAATGGCAACACGTTTTAATTTTAGGCAACGTCAAAGGCTCGTTATCCATGGCTCTTGCCATCAGTTTACCTTTTACTTTACCAGAAAGAACCCAAGTAATTGCCATTGTTTTTAGTACTGTATTAATCTCCCTAGTGGGGCAAGGTTTGAGCTTACCTTGGTTAGTAAATAAGTTAGAACTTTCTAAACCTTCTCCCCTCAAAAAAACCATCGAAAATCTACAGTTAACCCTCATTGCTTCTAAAGCCGCCCAAAAGGAGTTAAACAATTTATTAGAATCTGGCAGTCTTTCTCGCTCTCTTTATGAAGAAATTTTCGCTAGTTATCAAGCTAAGATTGCCCAAGGGGAGAGGGAGTTAAGGGATATTTACAACCAGCGGGGCAAAAGCATTACGGAGGATAAATATATCAATAGTTTGAAACGAAGGCTTTATTTAGCTGAGCAAGGTGCCATAACTGATGCTCTCAGAAAAGGCATTTTGGAGGAAAATTCGGCTCAGGTATATCTTGCTACTATTAATGAACAATTATTATCTTTGAAGGACGAAAACTAA
- the engA gene encoding ribosome-associated GTPase EngA, protein MLPIVAVIGRPNVGKSALVNRLSGEQDAIVFDEPGITRDRTYRPGFWQDREFQIVDTGGLVFDDDTEFLPYIREQAQAALSEAIAAIFVVDGKFGLTAGDEEIASWLRTQNVPIVLVVNKCESENQGLAQAAEFWNLGLGEPYPISAIHGNGTGEMLDQLIKHIPPVDEIDQEEEIKVAIIGRPNVGKSSLLNALTGESRAIVSPVSGTTRDAIDMIVRRGETTYRLIDTAGVRRKKNVDYGAEFFGINRAFKAIKRADVVLFVIDILDGVTEQDLKLAGRIIEEGRAAIIVANKWDAVEKDSHTIYEYQKMLDDRLFFMDWAERIFVSAMTGKRVENILDLVDKAAEGHRKRVSTSVINEVIEEAVKWHSPPTSRQGKQGRIYYGTQVTVKPPSIALFVNDPKRLDEGYRRYMEKQFRQQLGFKGTPLRLFWRGKRLREGENMGANRATKV, encoded by the coding sequence ATGCTTCCTATTGTTGCCGTAATCGGGCGCCCTAATGTGGGTAAGTCTGCCCTTGTTAATCGTTTATCGGGGGAACAAGATGCGATCGTCTTTGATGAGCCGGGTATTACTAGAGATCGTACCTATCGCCCCGGATTTTGGCAAGATAGAGAATTTCAGATTGTAGATACGGGAGGATTAGTATTTGATGATGATACGGAGTTTTTACCCTACATCCGAGAACAAGCCCAAGCAGCCCTGAGTGAAGCTATAGCCGCTATTTTTGTTGTTGATGGTAAGTTTGGTTTGACGGCAGGGGATGAGGAAATCGCTTCATGGTTAAGAACCCAAAATGTTCCTATTGTCTTGGTTGTTAATAAATGTGAATCGGAAAATCAGGGACTAGCCCAAGCGGCGGAGTTCTGGAATTTGGGATTAGGGGAGCCTTATCCTATCTCTGCAATCCATGGTAATGGTACAGGAGAAATGTTAGACCAGTTGATCAAACATATTCCCCCTGTGGATGAAATTGATCAGGAAGAAGAAATTAAGGTGGCTATTATTGGTCGTCCTAATGTGGGTAAGTCCAGTTTGCTAAATGCTCTCACTGGAGAGAGTAGAGCCATTGTTAGCCCTGTATCTGGTACCACCCGAGATGCGATCGATATGATAGTACGTCGGGGCGAAACAACCTATCGTCTCATCGATACTGCAGGAGTCAGACGTAAGAAAAACGTTGATTATGGAGCAGAATTTTTTGGCATTAACCGAGCTTTCAAAGCCATTAAAAGGGCGGATGTGGTTCTTTTTGTCATTGACATATTAGATGGTGTAACCGAGCAAGATTTAAAACTAGCAGGAAGAATCATTGAGGAAGGAAGAGCCGCTATTATCGTGGCGAATAAATGGGATGCGGTGGAAAAAGATTCCCATACCATCTATGAATACCAGAAAATGTTAGACGATCGCCTTTTCTTTATGGATTGGGCGGAAAGAATTTTTGTCTCTGCCATGACAGGGAAAAGAGTAGAAAATATCCTCGATTTGGTAGATAAAGCCGCCGAAGGACATCGTAAAAGGGTTAGTACCTCTGTTATTAATGAAGTCATTGAAGAAGCAGTTAAATGGCACTCTCCTCCCACTAGCCGACAAGGTAAGCAGGGTAGAATCTATTATGGTACTCAGGTAACGGTTAAGCCTCCTAGTATAGCTTTATTCGTCAATGATCCTAAACGTTTGGATGAAGGTTATCGTCGTTATATGGAAAAACAATTCCGTCAACAATTGGGCTTCAAAGGAACTCCCCTCAGATTATTCTGGCGTGGTAAGCGTCTGCGAGAAGGTGAGAATATGGGTGCAAACAGAGCTACGAAAGTATAG
- the rimM gene encoding 16S rRNA processing protein RimM codes for MDIDDLIEIGTIVGVSGLKGEVRVNITTDFPERFENPGQRWLIINSHSSPQAVELIKSRKVPGKNIYVVKLEDINDRTQAENLKGAILSVHKGDRPKLKENEYHVADLIGMEVYNQQDGENIGVVIDVFSAAHEILEVRLHKQPTPETKAPTNPETISRVSRRKKVKEKKPKELTVLIPFVTEIVPIVDLSNKKIEINPPLGLLDN; via the coding sequence TTGGATATTGATGATTTAATTGAAATTGGCACTATTGTTGGTGTTTCTGGATTGAAAGGAGAGGTTAGGGTAAACATTACTACGGATTTTCCTGAAAGGTTTGAAAATCCTGGGCAAAGATGGTTAATTATAAATAGTCACTCATCTCCCCAAGCTGTTGAGTTAATTAAATCAAGAAAAGTTCCAGGTAAAAATATTTATGTGGTAAAACTGGAGGATATTAACGATCGCACTCAGGCGGAAAATTTAAAAGGTGCTATACTTTCGGTACATAAGGGCGATCGGCCTAAATTAAAGGAAAACGAATATCACGTTGCCGACTTAATCGGTATGGAAGTGTATAACCAACAAGATGGGGAAAATATAGGGGTTGTCATCGATGTATTTAGTGCCGCCCACGAAATTTTAGAAGTCAGACTCCACAAACAACCAACCCCAGAAACTAAAGCCCCCACTAATCCTGAAACCATTAGCCGTGTTTCTCGCCGCAAAAAAGTAAAAGAGAAAAAACCCAAAGAATTAACCGTTTTAATTCCCTTTGTTACAGAAATTGTCCCCATTGTGGACTTAAGTAATAAAAAAATCGAAATTAATCCCCCCCTCGGTTTGTTAGATAATTGA
- the apa1 gene encoding ATP adenylyltransferase Apa1, translated as MGDNNLDLWSKISATTIQALQEKALKPIETQYEFLKENNINFLIRILYNITRKEKAKKIQKKQQKKSNYNPFLPYEEKLYVDDLGKNHVCILNKYNVVNNHVLIITRDFEPQENLLNLADLESFWTVLQQVSGLGFYNAGPLAGASQPHKHLQVIPFPLAPNFQGFPIEKLVLNHRSKLQDFHIVTLDELPYVQAIAFHNLLGKSSLECAKITEEIYHKMLDYLTIENNGKTSLGNYNLLVTKQWMMMIPRTKPKAQSISINSLGFAGALLVKNQEQLEIIKEYKPLHILKQVGIEK; from the coding sequence ATGGGCGACAACAATCTTGATTTATGGAGCAAAATAAGTGCGACAACCATTCAAGCTCTCCAAGAAAAAGCATTAAAACCCATTGAGACTCAATATGAGTTTTTAAAGGAAAATAATATTAATTTTTTGATTAGAATTTTATATAATATTACGAGAAAAGAGAAGGCTAAAAAAATACAAAAAAAACAGCAAAAAAAAAGTAATTATAACCCTTTTTTACCTTACGAAGAGAAACTTTATGTTGATGATTTAGGAAAAAATCATGTTTGTATTTTAAATAAATATAACGTTGTTAATAATCATGTTTTAATTATTACCCGTGATTTTGAACCCCAAGAAAATTTATTAAATTTAGCTGATTTAGAATCTTTTTGGACGGTATTACAACAGGTGAGCGGTTTAGGTTTTTATAACGCTGGACCTTTGGCTGGTGCATCTCAACCCCATAAACATTTGCAGGTAATTCCTTTTCCCCTTGCTCCTAATTTTCAAGGTTTTCCCATAGAAAAATTAGTGTTGAATCATCGATCTAAATTACAAGATTTTCACATTGTCACCCTTGATGAATTACCCTATGTACAGGCGATCGCCTTTCATAACCTCTTGGGAAAATCTAGTTTAGAATGTGCCAAAATAACAGAAGAAATATATCATAAAATGTTAGATTATTTAACCATAGAAAATAATGGAAAAACTTCCCTAGGTAATTATAATTTATTGGTTACAAAACAGTGGATGATGATGATTCCGAGAACTAAACCAAAAGCCCAATCAATTTCTATTAATTCCCTTGGATTTGCTGGAGCTTTACTAGTCAAAAATCAAGAACAATTAGAGATTATTAAAGAGTATAAACCTTTGCACATCCTCAAGCAAGTAGGTATTGAGAAATAG
- a CDS encoding Diflavin flavoprotein encodes MVTTPIKTTKRLTTQVENIATDTTTIRSLDWDRDRFDIEFGLQNGTTYNSYVVKGEKNALVDTSHAKFKDLYFDELKKVIDPQTIDYLIISHTEPDHSGLVKDLLDIAPDITVVASKVAIQFLEGFVHKDFKRQIVKNGDQLDIGNGHIFEFINAPNLHWPDTIFSYDHGTNILFTCDAFGLHYCSADMYDQDLDAISPDYRFYYECLMGPNARSVLSAMKRMSALGDIKMVANGHGPILKHNTQELLDRYQRWSSEQSKGEKTVAVFYISDYGYSDRLSQSIAKGITKTGVTVEMIDINGTDIHEIPEIVSRSAGIVLGMPPLSDHGDIANKVGAILATINSKQIFGLYESYGGDDEPIDTFSSKLSDLGLNQIFAPIRIKETPHEITYQTCEESGVDLGQVLTKKTKISKRKALDVDLDKAMGRLSGGLYIITAQKGEETKGAMLASWVSQASFEPPGFTVAVAKDRAIESLLQVEDTFVLNILEEGKYQNLMKHFLKRFPPGADRFEGVKTTVATNKSPILVDALAYLECEVVSRMDCGDHWIVYSKVTTGRVSKSDALTAVHHRKVGNYY; translated from the coding sequence ATGGTTACAACTCCCATAAAAACCACAAAACGCTTAACAACTCAGGTGGAAAACATCGCCACTGACACCACTACCATACGCTCTCTTGATTGGGATCGAGATCGTTTTGATATAGAATTTGGTTTACAAAATGGAACCACCTATAACTCCTATGTGGTAAAAGGAGAAAAAAACGCTTTAGTAGATACCTCCCACGCCAAATTTAAAGATCTTTATTTTGATGAACTAAAAAAAGTAATTGATCCTCAAACTATCGATTATTTAATTATCTCCCATACTGAGCCAGACCACAGTGGTTTGGTCAAAGATTTATTAGACATCGCACCTGATATTACCGTGGTCGCTTCCAAGGTTGCCATCCAATTCCTAGAAGGTTTTGTTCATAAAGACTTTAAACGACAAATTGTTAAAAACGGTGACCAATTAGACATCGGCAACGGACATATTTTCGAGTTTATCAACGCTCCTAACCTTCATTGGCCCGATACTATTTTTAGCTATGACCATGGCACCAATATTCTTTTTACCTGTGATGCTTTTGGTTTGCACTATTGCAGTGCGGATATGTATGACCAAGATTTAGATGCCATTTCTCCAGACTATCGTTTTTATTATGAATGTTTGATGGGACCTAATGCAAGGTCTGTTCTTTCTGCCATGAAAAGAATGTCTGCCCTTGGGGACATCAAAATGGTCGCCAATGGACATGGCCCTATATTAAAACATAATACTCAAGAATTACTAGATCGTTATCAGCGTTGGAGTAGCGAACAAAGCAAGGGAGAAAAAACTGTCGCTGTATTCTATATCTCTGATTACGGTTATAGCGATCGCCTTTCCCAGTCCATTGCTAAGGGTATCACCAAAACAGGGGTTACCGTAGAAATGATTGACATCAACGGCACCGACATCCACGAAATACCCGAAATCGTGAGCCGTAGTGCGGGAATCGTTCTTGGAATGCCCCCCCTCAGTGACCATGGCGACATCGCCAATAAAGTGGGGGCTATCCTTGCCACCATCAACAGTAAGCAGATTTTTGGTTTGTATGAGTCCTATGGCGGAGATGACGAACCCATTGACACCTTCTCTTCCAAGTTGTCGGACTTGGGTTTAAATCAAATTTTTGCTCCCATCCGCATCAAAGAAACTCCCCACGAAATTACTTACCAAACCTGTGAAGAGTCAGGGGTGGATTTAGGGCAAGTTTTGACCAAAAAGACCAAAATTAGTAAAAGGAAAGCCTTAGACGTTGATTTAGACAAGGCTATGGGACGTTTGAGCGGAGGGTTATATATCATTACTGCTCAAAAAGGAGAAGAAACCAAAGGAGCGATGTTGGCATCTTGGGTGAGTCAAGCCAGTTTTGAACCCCCCGGATTTACCGTTGCTGTGGCAAAAGACAGGGCGATCGAATCTTTGTTACAGGTAGAGGACACCTTTGTTTTAAATATCCTTGAAGAAGGAAAATATCAAAACTTAATGAAACATTTTCTCAAAAGATTTCCCCCTGGAGCAGATCGTTTTGAAGGGGTGAAAACCACCGTCGCCACCAACAAATCTCCTATTTTAGTAGATGCGCTCGCTTATCTTGAGTGTGAAGTGGTTAGTCGTATGGATTGTGGAGATCATTGGATTGTCTATAGTAAAGTGACCACAGGCAGGGTTTCTAAATCTGACGCTTTGACAGCGGTACACCATCGCAAAGTAGGAAACTACTATTAA
- the hemA gene encoding glutamyl-tRNA reductase HemA encodes MNIVVVGLSHKTAAVEIREKLSIPEAKIEESIQQLLSYPHIEEVAIISTCNRMEIYATVLETEQGVKEITQFLAETGHISLPELRRHLFILLHQDAIRHLMRVSAGLESLVLGEGQILAQVKTTHKLANKYKGISRLLDRLFKQAISAGKRVRTETNIGTGAVSISSAAVELVDTKVDNLADFKITIIGAGKMSRLLVQHLASKGVNAINIVNRSANRAKELAQKFPQVELAIYHLDEMMAVVETSDLVFTSTGATEPILTKENLSPLNINNSLMLVDISVPLNVAGDVEELDFVKSYNVDDLKAVVAQNHASRREMAREAEALLEEEIESFELWWQSLETVPTISCLRTKIEGIREQELEKALSRLGSEFGEKHQEVIEALTRGIVNKILHDPMVQLRAQQDIEARRKALNTLQTLFNLEISEQFG; translated from the coding sequence ATGAATATTGTAGTAGTTGGTCTTTCCCACAAGACAGCCGCCGTAGAAATAAGAGAAAAATTGAGTATTCCGGAAGCAAAAATAGAAGAATCCATACAACAACTGCTTAGTTACCCTCACATCGAGGAAGTAGCCATTATCAGTACCTGTAACCGTATGGAAATTTATGCAACGGTATTAGAAACAGAGCAAGGGGTAAAAGAAATTACTCAATTCCTCGCCGAAACAGGGCATATATCTTTACCTGAATTACGCCGTCACCTCTTTATTTTGTTACACCAAGACGCTATTCGTCACCTAATGCGAGTATCCGCAGGATTAGAAAGTCTTGTACTAGGTGAAGGACAAATTCTCGCCCAAGTCAAAACTACCCACAAACTTGCCAATAAATACAAAGGCATAAGCCGACTACTAGATAGACTATTTAAACAAGCCATCAGTGCAGGAAAAAGAGTACGCACCGAAACCAACATCGGTACGGGGGCTGTATCCATTAGTTCGGCTGCGGTAGAATTAGTCGATACCAAAGTTGACAATTTAGCAGACTTTAAAATTACCATCATCGGTGCAGGTAAAATGTCTCGTCTTTTAGTGCAACATCTCGCCTCAAAAGGTGTCAACGCTATCAATATTGTTAATCGCTCTGCTAATCGCGCCAAAGAATTAGCCCAAAAGTTCCCTCAAGTGGAGTTAGCCATTTATCACCTTGATGAAATGATGGCAGTGGTAGAGACTTCTGATTTAGTATTTACCAGCACAGGGGCAACAGAGCCTATTTTAACCAAAGAGAATTTATCCCCTCTCAATATAAATAATTCTCTGATGTTGGTAGATATTTCCGTGCCTCTTAATGTCGCTGGTGATGTGGAAGAATTAGACTTTGTTAAATCCTATAACGTGGATGACTTAAAAGCCGTTGTAGCCCAAAATCATGCCTCTCGTAGAGAAATGGCAAGGGAAGCAGAAGCCTTATTAGAAGAAGAAATTGAATCTTTTGAACTATGGTGGCAATCCTTAGAAACCGTACCTACCATAAGTTGTTTACGCACCAAAATTGAAGGTATCAGGGAACAGGAATTAGAAAAAGCCCTCTCTCGTTTGGGTAGTGAGTTTGGAGAAAAACACCAAGAAGTTATCGAAGCCCTTACCAGAGGTATTGTTAATAAAATTCTCCATGACCCTATGGTACAACTAAGAGCTCAACAGGATATTGAGGCCCGAAGGAAGGCTTTAAACACTTTACAAACCCTGTTTAACCTCGAAATTTCTGAACAATTCGGCTAA
- a CDS encoding diguanylate cyclase/phosphodiesterase with PAS/PAC sensor(s): MSNHKTKLNHILVVEELNNQRFFTLESEVYSIGRHSSSDIKLNSAPVSRHHGTIIRDHLGDNEYAYTLIDGDFKGHRSQNGILVNGKKIIRRRLQDGDQILFGGEDIKGIYYLESEAQVNRNVEKNDNWRIEKNRTNSAREELQNTLILSEQNLSGNLQSEEIKRLASFPELSPHPIIEIDFQGKITYMNPSAKLCFPDLSDDDEDNGKHPLMMNINIPQDKTHSQLEQREVSSNDRHFEQYIHYLSKYNVIRSYIFDITERKISEAKLQYQAFHDSLTGIGNRDYFHWQLNNRLREMKEKGDDFAILFIDIDRFKNINDTLNHSTGDKLLESFSFRILSCLSTDCIFSRWGGDEFILGLPLGSQEKNHTGLINDTIKVIMDSLKNPFLIENYTIYVTCSIGIALYPQDGDNQEQLIKNADIALSRAKQMGKNNSQFYTTRLSEEQMLMFELETSLYDAIAHNQLYLNYQPKLNLATNKIDSAEALVRWKHPTLGIISPGKFIPLAEETGLIIPIGEWVLKTACLQAKKWIELGYGLDTIAVNISVKQFRQENFVEVVKDVLEDVNLEAKYLELEVTESILMQDRGKTALIINELSELGVKFSLDDFGTGYSSLSYLKKFPFHTIKIDQSFIRDLTVNQQDRALIDAVITLGKGYKMQVVAEGVETEVQLNILREFNCDIIQGRWLSMPISAPEFEKFLQNFIHAMTK, translated from the coding sequence ATGAGTAATCATAAGACCAAATTAAATCACATTCTGGTGGTAGAAGAACTCAATAATCAGAGATTCTTTACCCTTGAATCCGAGGTCTATTCTATTGGGAGACATTCAAGTAGTGATATAAAACTAAACTCGGCCCCAGTATCTCGACATCACGGTACCATTATCAGAGATCACTTGGGGGATAATGAATATGCTTACACCCTCATTGATGGCGATTTTAAAGGCCATAGAAGTCAAAATGGTATCTTAGTCAATGGCAAAAAAATTATTCGTCGTCGTCTTCAAGATGGAGATCAAATTTTATTTGGTGGAGAGGATATTAAAGGGATATATTATTTGGAGTCTGAGGCGCAAGTTAATCGCAATGTAGAAAAAAATGATAATTGGCGCATTGAAAAAAATCGCACTAATTCGGCGAGGGAGGAGTTACAAAATACTCTGATTCTGTCGGAACAAAATTTATCGGGTAATTTACAAAGTGAGGAGATTAAAAGGTTAGCTTCTTTTCCTGAGTTATCTCCCCATCCCATTATAGAAATAGACTTTCAGGGTAAGATTACTTATATGAATCCTTCTGCTAAGTTATGTTTTCCTGACTTATCAGATGATGATGAGGATAATGGGAAGCATCCTTTAATGATGAATATTAATATTCCTCAAGATAAAACCCATAGTCAATTAGAACAAAGGGAAGTTAGTTCTAACGATCGCCACTTTGAACAATATATTCATTATCTCTCAAAATACAACGTTATTAGAAGTTATATTTTTGATATTACCGAGCGCAAAATATCAGAAGCGAAGTTACAATATCAAGCCTTCCATGATTCTTTGACGGGCATTGGCAATCGAGATTATTTCCATTGGCAACTAAATAATCGTCTCAGGGAAATGAAGGAAAAGGGAGATGATTTTGCAATTTTATTTATTGATATAGATAGATTTAAAAATATAAATGATACTCTCAATCATTCCACGGGGGATAAATTATTAGAAAGTTTTTCTTTTCGGATTCTCTCTTGTCTTTCAACAGACTGTATTTTTTCTCGATGGGGAGGAGATGAGTTTATTTTGGGGTTACCCCTAGGAAGTCAAGAAAAAAATCACACTGGTTTGATTAACGATACCATTAAGGTGATTATGGATAGTCTCAAAAATCCCTTTTTGATTGAGAACTACACCATTTATGTTACCTGTAGTATTGGGATTGCTCTTTATCCTCAAGATGGAGATAATCAAGAGCAACTGATCAAAAATGCCGATATTGCCCTTTCTCGGGCAAAACAAATGGGTAAAAATAATTCCCAATTTTACACTACTCGCCTGAGTGAAGAGCAAATGCTCATGTTTGAGTTGGAAACCAGTCTTTATGATGCGATCGCCCATAACCAACTATACTTAAACTATCAACCAAAATTAAACCTCGCCACCAACAAAATTGATAGTGCAGAAGCCCTTGTAAGATGGAAACATCCCACCCTTGGCATTATCTCCCCTGGCAAATTTATTCCCCTAGCAGAAGAAACAGGGCTAATTATTCCCATCGGGGAATGGGTATTAAAAACCGCTTGTCTTCAGGCTAAAAAATGGATTGAATTAGGTTATGGACTAGACACCATCGCCGTAAATATTTCCGTGAAGCAATTTCGGCAAGAAAACTTTGTCGAAGTCGTCAAAGATGTCTTGGAAGATGTCAACCTCGAAGCAAAATATTTAGAATTAGAAGTAACCGAAAGTATTTTAATGCAAGATAGGGGCAAAACCGCTTTAATTATTAACGAATTGTCCGAGCTGGGTGTAAAATTTTCCCTAGATGACTTTGGTACTGGTTATTCATCTTTAAGTTATCTGAAAAAATTTCCTTTTCATACCATTAAAATTGACCAATCTTTCATTCGAGATTTGACAGTTAATCAACAAGATAGAGCCTTAATTGATGCAGTAATTACCCTCGGAAAAGGCTATAAAATGCAAGTAGTAGCCGAGGGAGTAGAAACAGAAGTACAACTCAATATTTTAAGAGAATTTAACTGCGATATTATTCAAGGAAGATGGCTTAGTATGCCTATTTCAGCCCCTGAATTTGAAAAATTCTTACAAAACTTTATCCATGCCATGACAAAATAA